In the Pseudorca crassidens isolate mPseCra1 chromosome 21, mPseCra1.hap1, whole genome shotgun sequence genome, CTGCAGAAATATGTTGAGGGAACTCAAAAAGTGTAGGACTAGACAGATGTCTTTGAGACTTCCTCATGACCTTGCCTGACCTGGTTGATGACATTCTGGGAAACCTGGCCAGTGGAGCTGAAGATCAGAGCTGTGTCACTACCAGGGCCTGAAAGGGTAGATGGGGTTGAGGGAAGTTGAAATGAGTGGAGCTGAGTTGTGTGGAAAAGCTGTGGAGAAAGGGGACACTCAGAGAGTGGGGCTGAGTCTCCACCCACTTTCCAGGAGTGCAGATCTGAATCTCTGTTTACAGGGGCACAAAGAAAACCAGACACCAACACTTGGCTCCTTTAGCCACAGACTTTATTGTTTGAATATTTGCAACTATTACGCTATacacaaattttaatttcttccaaaCTCTACATTCTATATTGCTAGATCACTTCACTCTCCATTTTATGCTACATTTTCATGAAGAGGTATTTCCGCAAATCACAATTTGCCTGAACGTGTGTTAAAGGATTCTTTAAGAGGCTCCCCTCCCACTCAGAGGGTCAGTTTTTTCTGATACAAGATCTAGCTGTAGTTCCACTTTGAGTTTTAGGATTGCTACATCCTCAGTGTGAGAATTTAATGTTGACTAAGAAttaagtgatcactgaagactTCCCTTCCTTCACGACACTGAGGATGTGTTGTACAGTCTGAGCACACATGTTCCAGACAGGTTGTTCTATGAAGAAAGAATTTCTCATGACTTTACATTGATTCACTTCTTCAGGATGAATTATTTATAAGTATGCTTTGGTGTTGCTCAACATACTTGGGTATTTCTCAAGAGTTTACATCTTCGTTCTTGTTTTAGTGTTTATTTCTTGGAGGAGTTTCTTGTGCACATCAAGCCTGGTGATCAGCTGAATGTTTGTTAACAGTCATTACAGTCTTAGTGGTTCTCCACCTGGAGTTGGCTCGTGTTGAAGAATAATTACCAAGAAAGAACTAGGGGTCGGTTATCCTCTGCTCAAGTctctagggcaggggtccccaacaccTGGTCCACAGCCTGTCAGGTACgcggccgcacagcaggaggtagcACGAGAGAGAGccaagcttcatctgctgctccacatcacttgcattaccgcctgGACCATTCCCCATGCCACTCCACACACCCCCggcccgtggaaaaattgtcttctacaAAACcagcccctggtgccaaaaatgttggggaccactgctctagggTCTTTAGAGTGGGGAGCTGTTGCTGAAAACACCTATATTGTATTTATAGAGTGAGTTCTACTAAGTTACCTAAAATTAGGCCAATGATTAAAGGCTTTGCCACAGAGAGAGGGCACGCACGTATGGATTCACATCCACAGGTGATGCCTGTCTGGACTAAGGAGTGTGGTGCCTGAACGAGTGTCCATATTGATTACAGACAGAGTTTCTTTACTGGGCGTGAACCTTGGTATGGTTAAATGCTAAAGCTATGCTGGTGTTCCATCCACATTCCTCACATGTATGACGCCATGTCATCTCAGGTCAGGACGTCTACTGAGGGCCCTCCTGACTTTCTCTCCAGTGCTGGGTTCCCTCATGTCGTCTCAGGGAAGAGCCACGACTGAAGCATTTCCCACACCACTGACATTCATAGGGCCTCTCTCCAGTGTGGGTTCTCTCATGTCTTCTCAGGTTTGCATGCTGACTGAAGGCATTCCCACACCGCtgacattcatagggtttctctcctgtgtgggtCCTTATGTGCCGAGTCAGTTCAGAAGTTTGAGTGAAGGCCTTCCCACACAGAAGACATACAtgtggtttctctccagtgtggatttTGTTGTGTGTGCGAAGTCCAGAACGTTGATTAAAGGTTTTCCCACACAGATGACATTCATAGGGCTTCTCTCTGGGATGgattttctcatgttttctaaGGTAAGAGATTTGACTGAAAGTTTTCTTACATAGACAGCATTCATAtggcttctctcctgtgtgagttTTCTCATGTCGTTTCACAAGGGAACTTTGATTGAAGACTTTCCCACACACATGACATTTATATGGTTTCTCTTCAGTGTGAATCATCTTGTGTTGCCTGAGCCTAAAGCCAGtactaaaggctttcccacatagAGGACATTCAAACGATTTAGCTCTAGTGTGAATGTGATCCTGTCCATCAAGGAATGACCCTTGACTAAGTGATTTTCCATGCTGTTTGCTGACATTACTTTTCCTTCTTAAGGGAATTGGTGAAAGTTGAGGTGAAGATCTAGGAGTAAATTCATCACTCAAATCAGTCCATCCAACAGGATCCCCTTGTGTGTGAGAAACCTGCTTTGGGAAAGAGATATGAGGCTGTTACTGGTTTGCCCACATCTATGCAGACATGCCTCTACATTTACACCCTATAGCATCAGTCAGTTGTAGTCTCCTGTTAAAATGTTTCCAGTGTCAGTTGCATACACATGTTGTGTTACTCCCTTGCAGGCACAAACGTTCTCTTTTATAGTTTCCCAACCCAGATATCAGATTAATTTTGAAGACTTCAGTCTGTTGTAAAGACTATGAGATGAGCAACGTTTGTGCAACTGCCTTTTTTTCTTAGGTCTCATGTTGTCGTTTTGAGCTCATATTAATTTCTTAACTGATTTCAGCCTATCCAAAACTATTCCCAGAAAGAGCTCAATCTCCACTTAATTACATACCAGCAATTGTGCTCAATTGCCAACTTATCTCACTGCCAGGTCCTTCATTTAGATGACTGTTGTTCTACCCATGAAACTTACCATTGGCATGGTGGCAAATATGTGCTTCCTGTAGACACTTTGCGTGAATATCATTTCTCGTCTAAGCGGACTTTCACcatctaaagaaatggaaaaaatatagattttagaATGGCATTAGGGaaacagaaatgtaaacaaacacCAACGTCCATGTGAGTACCTTTCAAAAGTTGGCACTTAGTTGGAGAAACAATGTATAATAAAGAAATACTCAAGGTAGtagaaatactttaaaagtcATTGTCTATTAGATAAAAAcaggattaaaatataaaaatgtaatgtgGTGGAGAGACATTGGGTCAGCAAATGATGGAAAACACATTAAATGGGGCGATCAGGACAAGAATCACTATGTGAAAGTTTAACTGCAGTGAGTCCACAAGCACCCTTTTCCCTAAAGAATAGAAAATGGCAGGAAGTAATATGAATTTTCATTGCTAGATGCAAAGAGTGATAACAACATGAAGAATTTCAGCCCAGTTCCTCACTTCCAGTTTAGAACATATCGCTCACTTCATAAAACTTTCATTTGGTGTTTCCAAGGACTTAACACACTGACTGAAACTTTCTTGCAGTGAAGCACAGGCCCCTGATTCTTACCTGGACTCTGGCCTTGGAGGCATCCTGTTGCTTCACTCCACAGCTCTTTTCCTTGTTCGAGCTGGGAAATCACATCTGATTTGCTGATCTGATACCCTGTttgatttgaaaaagaaaaaaaagtgttggatTTTGAGTCTGGGCTAATTACCCTTTGCTGTGCTCAAGTccagggtaagggaaagaggaaaatacagaGATGATTGAAGGTCAGTGCAGGCAACAACATCTTCAACAGACAAAACAGTGAAGGTCCTTCAGCAGACCAGGAGGAAATCCAGAGCAGCAGCAAACACAGTGAGGCCCTCTAGCGGCTGATGCCTGTGCACAAGTTCAAAGAGAGATTACAGAATCCTCAGTGTTTTCCAAATGGGAAAGATTGAAGGACTCTACAGTGGGCTGAATATTACTTTCAAACAGGAGCCAGTGAGGATACGCCTTACAGGAATCATCAAAATTATGTCATATACACGACTCTGGTCTCAAGCCTTCATGGAGTGACTAGAACAGaagactcattttaaaaatatttgatccaTTTACTTATGCATTAAAATATCCATTGAATCCCCAGTTCTGTTCTGAGTGTAAACGCTGAGTAGCCACAAAGATATGAAATGTGGCCAAGATTACTTTCCAGTGTAGTAATGAAAAGTGCCGTGAAAAGAAACGTCTTCGTTTTAAGTAGTTATGAGGACTATCAAAGAAGCAGGAAGGACTTGGAGTGGGACACGGGGAAGCTGATCTAAATGCCTGTtcggtgagtgaatgaatgcagtGAACACACGTGCACGTACATCCGTGTTGACAGACTCACCTACGGAGACCAGGTGGGTGATATTTTCCAGCATCACGTTTCTGAACAGGGTTTTCTGGGATGTGTCCAGCAGGGCCCACTCTTCCTGGGTGAAGTTGATCGCTACATCTTCAAACGTCACTGATTCCTAAAACATCAGGGATGttctggtttagacagagcagtcCCTACCACTGTCCAGGGTGGGAGGGTTGAGATGAGGAGGTGATGGGGTCTGGGTGGATAAAGGATCACGCTCTGTGTGGGGTTCCCCTCGGTTCTCTGCCAGCGCTGAGCTGGTGTCTGCCTTTCAGGTACATTCACGGACACCTACACACTCTGACGTCATGAAGCTTTATTTCACAGAAATATCACTTGAAGTGTGTTATAATACGACatagacatttttttaataaCCTGGGAATTAGGACTTCCAGATAGgtgattataaaatattcactTGCAAATTCATAACTCAATTTCTGTTCCCTAATAATTTCAAGGAACTCTACAGACTCATGCCAAGACAAACAATAACCATGATGGGCTACTTTGAAAACATGACTTTTGTCTTAAGTTATTTCCCTAAGGGAACCTTTCATTCCCCAAATATGAACTGCTTTGATAACTTGTTATGAGCTTTAAAACATCCAAAGTATTTTTCTATTAAGTGGTTCCTGTCTAGCAAACCTACAAGAAATACATTATTCTATCAATCAAGACCTACCTACGAAGGAATGCCTAGCATTCCTCAGAAGTGAACAAGATTCATACAGAACTAGGTACGAGGAGGTGTTTCCTCTTAACGCTACAGGACACAGGTGTTCATAACAAACTCTGAGGTCAGATGGTTCAGAAGCATAAGCCGGGGACTCAGGTAGCTGGAGTGAAGGACAGACCTAGCCTGACCATCGCTGTGACGGGAGGACTCCCACTCTCTACATTCTCAGGGACTTAGACCTTAGTTATTACGGTTTCTCTTGTAATCTAATCTTGTCTCCATGCTGAAGGATGAAAGAAGCCTAgttattggttttgttttctccagtttttaaaaaatctataaaagaacCTAATTTTATTCTACCTACTCTAGTCTTTCACCTTTCTTTttagaacaattaagaaaatactcctcCCTACATATTCCTTCCAGTTACCAAATATGAATAAACGGTTACTTACTAACACGTACATAAAATGTGTGATTTGGGGGAAGAATGCTAATGACAGTTTGGTGACTTTTTCAGAAATCTTCAGTAGTGCATATATACTGAATAATTGTGAAAGGtttcaaatggagaaaaagtaaaatgattccCCTTTAGTTTTAAACCTGTGCTCTGCTCTTGTCAACACTGAACAGCCTCACACCACGTGGTGTAACACTGGATTCGTTACATCACAGGCTGTAACCTCTGACTCTCCAGGGACTGGAAGGTCTGCTCCTTCCTCATCTCTGCTACCTGCCGTCACCAACTCCTAAGCCTAGCACATCCAAAAATGGTCAACAAGTTAATCTTTGTTTGCCAATCAGGACAAGGGTTGAACAAGTTAAAAGAAGTTTTCTTATCTCTTCTGTAAATACATATGATTCGTGCTGGCTCTCATAAGTTTAATTAAAGAACGAGATTAGTTTCTGATTAGTCCTGACCCATGATAACTATCCCAGACACCTAGAGCAAAGTAATTTGAGCTCAGATGACTGAACACTGCCTGACTACACTTAGAACATACAAGCCAGTTTGAAAAACTCATCCATCTAATGGCACTCGGGGTGTAGCTTCAGGAGAAGGAGGTGTCGCTACTCACCAGAGGCTCCATTGTCAACAACTCAGTCGCCAGGAGTCTCGGGATTTCACTCACAGCCAATCCAAGCACTGAGCACGCAAATCTGAGGATGGAGAAGAAGCCATGAGACTCCAGTCCTGTGCACAACTTCCAGACCCACCTGAAATGGAGCCCCAAACTGTCACCTGGGCATGACCCCCAGCCCCTCAAACCAAAATAATTGATGCACTCTAAGAATCTTCGATGCAGGGTAACATGGTAGAAGGCTACAGACGTGGATGCTAATAAAGAAGGTCAAACTACAGACCTCTTACAAATAAGCCATGATAAGCCTTGAGTTTTGTGTGTTCAGCAGCCTAGGGCAACCAGAATGATTCAATGTCCTCCTTAATTTAAACTCTCGGGAATCGTGACTCATGCCACATGTAGACTGTGGTTTCCTCCTGTAGGGAAACACTCTGCAACTCCTCAGATCATTCTCTTGCCTCATGCACCCACAGATAAACTACATATTATGACCAAGTAACTCATTTACCCAGGACAATTCACTATGCCTTAGGGACCCCCAGGAAATACTGTGTAGGATTTGGATTAGCCAGAGAACATGGGAGTGctcaaggagggaaggaggatctAGGAAAACGAATTCAGACGTGGCCGTGGATTATGTTTGGTTTTGACATCAAGGCAAATTCAGAGTGAAGTGGACTGTTATTTTTTACTCTCAGGTTATTTActctatagatagatagaaatatTTAAGTCCCTATCTGTTATGCAAGAA is a window encoding:
- the LOC137216218 gene encoding zinc finger protein 596-like; the encoded protein is MKDLAVSHTQGDPVGWTDLSDEFTPRSSPQLSPIPLRRKSNVSKQHGKSLSQGSFLDGQDHIHTRAKSFECPLCGKAFSTGFRLRQHKMIHTEEKPYKCHVCGKVFNQSSLVKRHEKTHTGEKPYECCLCKKTFSQISYLRKHEKIHPREKPYECHLCGKTFNQRSGLRTHNKIHTGEKPHVCLLCGKAFTQTSELTRHIRTHTGEKPYECQRCGNAFSQHANLRRHERTHTGERPYECQWCGKCFSRGSSLRRHEGTQHWRESQEGPQ